A genomic region of Salinibacter pepae contains the following coding sequences:
- a CDS encoding carbohydrate-binding family 9-like protein, which translates to MRRFLLTTIVGVFVLVLAGGESVSALVGRPSGDAANNNPESEAPPRTYAIYRASGPIAVDGRLDERDWAAAPWTADFVDIRGRDAPTPRFRTRAKMLWDDEALYVAASLEEPDVWGTLTQRDTVVYYDDDFEVFIDPNGTTHNYYEVEVNALETVWDLMLLKPYRDGGPAVDAWDVRGIDAAVHVQGTLNDPSDTDDGWTVEIKLPWSSLEEAAPGGRPPQAGEQWRLNFSRVDWPLAVKNGTYEKDLDTTKAHPERNWVWSPQGAIDMHRPEHWGIVQFADAEVGTATVSVDERPNRRVKAALRRLYHRQRAHHEAHGTYAGSLAALNASNVQLPERDFAPTLRTTQTMYEIAAPGAEGTTVHIRQDGKVWVTGE; encoded by the coding sequence ATGCGACGCTTTCTCTTGACGACGATCGTCGGCGTTTTCGTTCTCGTCCTCGCAGGGGGCGAGTCGGTCTCCGCCCTGGTGGGGCGGCCCTCGGGGGACGCCGCGAACAACAATCCCGAGAGCGAGGCGCCCCCGCGCACCTACGCCATCTACCGCGCGTCCGGACCGATTGCGGTGGACGGGCGGCTCGACGAACGCGACTGGGCCGCGGCGCCGTGGACCGCCGACTTCGTCGACATTCGTGGGCGCGACGCCCCGACGCCGCGGTTCCGCACCCGGGCCAAGATGCTGTGGGACGACGAGGCCCTTTACGTGGCGGCCTCCCTCGAGGAGCCGGACGTGTGGGGCACCCTCACCCAGCGGGACACGGTGGTGTACTACGACGATGACTTCGAGGTCTTCATCGACCCCAACGGAACGACGCACAACTACTACGAGGTGGAGGTGAACGCGCTCGAGACCGTGTGGGACCTGATGCTCCTGAAGCCCTACCGCGACGGCGGACCGGCCGTCGACGCCTGGGACGTACGGGGCATCGACGCGGCCGTGCACGTGCAGGGCACACTCAACGACCCCTCGGACACCGACGACGGGTGGACGGTGGAGATAAAGCTGCCGTGGTCGTCGTTGGAAGAGGCCGCTCCCGGCGGACGTCCGCCCCAGGCCGGCGAGCAGTGGCGCCTCAACTTCTCGCGGGTCGACTGGCCCCTTGCCGTCAAGAATGGCACCTACGAAAAGGACCTCGACACCACGAAGGCGCATCCGGAGCGCAACTGGGTGTGGTCGCCGCAGGGAGCCATCGACATGCACCGGCCCGAACACTGGGGCATCGTGCAGTTCGCGGACGCCGAGGTCGGCACCGCGACCGTGTCCGTCGACGAGCGCCCCAATCGGCGCGTCAAGGCGGCCCTGCGGCGCCTCTACCACCGTCAGCGGGCGCACCACGAGGCGCATGGCACGTACGCCGGGTCCCTCGCGGCCCTCAACGCCTCGAACGTGCAGCTTCCCGAGCGCGATTTTGCCCCCACGCTCCGCACGACCCAGACGATGTACGAAATCGCGGCGCCCGGGGCGGAGGGAACGACCGTGCACATCCGTCAGGACGGAAAGGTCTGGGTGACCGGGGAGTGA
- a CDS encoding sodium:solute symporter family protein encodes MTSFDWFFVAAYLILSFGIALYFYQRAGEDTSEFFLSGRAMPWWLAGTSMVATTFAVDTPLLVTEIVAQNGIAGNWLWWNAAIGGMLTVFFFARLWRRSGVMTDVEFVEFRYSGRVAAWLRGLKALFFGLLLNILIIGWVSLAMETVIDRLFPDLTLFGQAAFSVLGREMSAALVVTGGLILLVAVYALLSGLWGVMVTDLFQFVVAMGGTIALAVLVLDMPEIGGVAGLREQLPDETFNLLPTIGGAAEGAATFSLSALAFAAYAGVQWWASWYPGAEPGGGGYIAQRMMSAKDEPNALFATLWYTIAHFCLRPWPWIIVALAALVLYPDLDEPRAGFVLVMKDVLPPGLLGLLFASFLAAFMSTVSTQLNWGVSYLVNDFWGRFVRPDADEAHYVRVSRVLTFGVALLSLVVTLFLDTIAEAWGLLLSASAGLGLVLILRWYWWRVNAWSEMAATLAPIGLTVTALVLNVFGVQVPGLQADFPLNLYSVVGFTTVVWLAATFLTRPTDAETLDAFYRTVHPGGPGWTPVAERHPDVTPDSGLGRLALDWLVGVVLVYSTLFGTGYLILGWTLWGAGCIAVALTAAAYLWRDLQRDEISLIEMKEEKDATEER; translated from the coding sequence GTGACAAGCTTCGACTGGTTTTTTGTCGCCGCCTACCTGATCCTCTCCTTTGGCATCGCGCTCTACTTCTACCAGCGGGCCGGGGAGGACACCTCGGAGTTCTTTCTGTCGGGCCGCGCGATGCCCTGGTGGCTGGCCGGGACGAGCATGGTGGCCACCACGTTTGCCGTCGACACGCCGCTTCTGGTGACGGAGATTGTGGCCCAGAACGGCATCGCGGGCAACTGGCTCTGGTGGAACGCCGCCATCGGGGGGATGCTTACCGTCTTCTTCTTTGCCCGCCTCTGGCGCCGAAGCGGCGTCATGACGGACGTGGAGTTCGTCGAATTCCGATACAGCGGGCGGGTGGCCGCGTGGCTGCGTGGCCTGAAGGCGCTCTTTTTCGGCCTTCTGCTGAACATCCTCATCATCGGGTGGGTGTCGCTGGCGATGGAGACGGTGATCGACCGGCTCTTCCCCGACCTCACCCTGTTCGGGCAGGCGGCGTTTTCGGTGCTGGGGCGGGAGATGAGCGCGGCGCTCGTGGTGACGGGCGGGCTGATCCTGCTGGTGGCCGTCTACGCGCTGCTGTCGGGGCTCTGGGGCGTGATGGTGACGGACCTGTTCCAGTTCGTGGTGGCGATGGGGGGCACGATTGCGCTCGCCGTGCTCGTGCTCGACATGCCGGAGATTGGCGGGGTGGCGGGCCTTCGCGAGCAGCTTCCGGACGAGACGTTCAACCTGCTGCCCACGATCGGCGGGGCGGCGGAGGGGGCCGCCACCTTTTCGCTCTCGGCGCTGGCCTTCGCGGCGTACGCCGGGGTGCAGTGGTGGGCCAGCTGGTATCCAGGGGCCGAGCCGGGCGGCGGCGGCTACATCGCGCAGCGCATGATGAGCGCGAAGGACGAGCCGAATGCCCTCTTCGCCACGCTCTGGTACACCATCGCCCACTTCTGCCTGCGCCCCTGGCCCTGGATCATCGTGGCGCTGGCCGCACTGGTGCTGTACCCGGACCTCGACGAGCCGCGCGCCGGGTTCGTCCTGGTGATGAAGGACGTGCTGCCGCCCGGCCTGCTCGGGCTCCTCTTCGCGTCCTTCCTGGCGGCGTTCATGAGCACGGTGTCCACGCAGCTGAACTGGGGCGTTTCGTACCTCGTCAACGACTTCTGGGGGCGCTTCGTGCGGCCCGACGCGGACGAGGCCCACTACGTGCGCGTCTCGCGGGTCCTCACGTTCGGGGTGGCCCTGCTGAGCCTCGTCGTCACCCTCTTCCTGGACACCATCGCCGAGGCGTGGGGCCTGCTGCTGTCCGCCTCCGCCGGGCTGGGGCTCGTTCTCATCCTGCGCTGGTACTGGTGGCGCGTAAATGCGTGGAGCGAGATGGCGGCCACCCTGGCCCCGATCGGGCTGACCGTGACGGCCCTCGTGCTCAACGTGTTTGGGGTGCAGGTGCCGGGCCTGCAGGCGGACTTTCCCCTGAACCTCTACTCGGTGGTCGGGTTTACGACGGTCGTCTGGCTCGCGGCCACCTTCCTCACGCGCCCGACCGACGCGGAGACGCTCGATGCGTTCTACCGGACGGTCCATCCCGGCGGGCCCGGCTGGACGCCCGTGGCGGAGCGACACCCCGACGTGACGCCGGACTCCGGGCTCGGGCGCCTAGCGCTCGACTGGCTCGTGGGGGTCGTGCTCGTGTACAGCACCCTCTTCGGCACCGGGTATCTCATTCTGGGGTGGACGCTCTGGGGCGCCGGCTGCATCGCGGTCGCGCTGACGGCGGCGGCGTACCTGTGGCGGGACCTGCAGCGGGACGAGATCTCGCTGATTGAAATGAAAGAGGAGAAGGACGCGACGGAAGAACGATAG
- a CDS encoding LacI family DNA-binding transcriptional regulator, with the protein MEDDMTIDQVAELAYVSRSVVSRVLNDHPNVSEEARERVMRVIEEHDYRPSSVARSLATDRSFEISVLTPRRGDESLANGYWPLLYSGLFERCLERGYFVSLSMVSDRMEDEIEDRARDSRFDGYVLVTTEVTDLVASTLEADGAPTVLIGQDTSWDAFSSVDIDNEQGGYEAGRHLCDLGYEEIGLILGSRALEESAHRRQGVERALSEAGIAVSDRHVAEGDYSQESGHSIVRAWAEQGRMPRALFCASDTMAMGALLALNEAGYAVPDEVALVGFDDLPAAQYTIPPLTTVRQPVYEKGQAAIDLLIDHIENAEPDPEHTELEPELVVRQSCGARQNP; encoded by the coding sequence ATGGAGGACGACATGACCATTGATCAGGTGGCCGAGCTGGCGTACGTCTCCCGGTCGGTGGTGTCCCGCGTGCTGAACGACCACCCCAACGTCAGCGAGGAGGCCCGAGAGCGGGTGATGCGGGTGATCGAAGAGCACGACTACCGCCCCAGCTCGGTGGCCCGGAGCCTCGCCACCGACCGCTCCTTCGAGATTAGTGTGCTGACCCCCCGGCGGGGAGACGAGTCGCTGGCCAACGGCTACTGGCCGCTGCTGTACTCGGGGCTCTTCGAGCGGTGCCTGGAGCGTGGGTATTTCGTATCGCTGTCGATGGTCTCCGACCGGATGGAAGACGAGATTGAGGACCGGGCCCGGGATTCCCGGTTCGACGGGTACGTCCTGGTGACGACGGAGGTTACGGACCTCGTGGCGTCGACGCTCGAGGCGGACGGGGCGCCGACGGTGCTCATCGGACAGGACACGAGCTGGGACGCGTTCAGCTCCGTCGACATCGACAACGAGCAAGGGGGGTACGAGGCGGGCCGTCACCTCTGCGACCTCGGGTACGAAGAGATCGGGTTGATTCTGGGAAGTCGGGCCCTGGAGGAGTCCGCACACCGGCGACAGGGCGTCGAGCGGGCCCTGTCGGAGGCCGGGATTGCAGTGTCGGACCGGCACGTCGCCGAGGGGGACTACTCCCAAGAGAGCGGGCACTCCATCGTCCGGGCGTGGGCGGAACAGGGGCGGATGCCCCGGGCCCTGTTCTGTGCCAGCGACACGATGGCGATGGGCGCCCTGCTCGCGCTCAACGAGGCCGGCTACGCGGTCCCCGACGAGGTCGCACTCGTCGGGTTCGACGACCTGCCCGCTGCCCAGTACACCATTCCCCCGCTTACGACCGTCCGCCAGCCGGTGTACGAGAAGGGACAGGCGGCGATCGACCTGCTCATCGACCACATCGAAAACGCCGAGCCCGATCCCGAGCACACGGAGCTTGAGCCGGAGCTCGTGGTACGGCAGAGCTGCGGGGCCCGGCAGAACCCGTAG